A stretch of the Medicago truncatula cultivar Jemalong A17 chromosome 5, MtrunA17r5.0-ANR, whole genome shotgun sequence genome encodes the following:
- the LOC11419111 gene encoding serine/threonine receptor-like kinase NFP, with protein sequence MKTLKPHHHQLSTFIFILLFPFLKSQTARQQNNTGYTCPNNNNNNNNTYPCQTYVYYKATPPNYLDLATISDLFQLSRLMISKPSNISSPSSPLLPNQPLLIPLTCSCNFINTTFGSISYSNITYTIKPNDTFFLVSTINFQNLTTYPSVQVVNPNLVATNLSIGDNAVFPIFCKCPDKTKTNSSFMISYVVQPHDNVSSIASMFGTSEKSIVDVNGERLYDYDTIFVPVTELPVLKQPSTIVPSPAPRGNSDDGDDDDDKSGIVKGLAIGLGILGFLLILVIVFWFYREVLFKKEKKGKGLYFGDKGYKGNDEKKKKMDVNFMANVSDCLDKYRVFGFDELVEATDGFDERFLIQGSVYKGEIDGQVYAIKKMKWNAYEELKILQKVNHGNLVKLEGFCIEPEESNCYLVYEYVENGSLYSWLHEDKNEKLNWVTRLRIAVDIANGLLYIHEHTRPKVVHKDIKSSNILLDSNMRAKIANFGLAKSGINAITMHIVGTQGYISPEYLADGIVSTKMDVFSFGIVLLELISGKEVIDEEGNVLWASAIKTFEVKNEQEKARRLKEWLDRTMLKETCSMESLMGVLHVAIACLNRDPSKRPSIIDIVYSLSKCEEAGFELSDDGFGSERLVAR encoded by the exons atgaaaactctCAAACCCCATCACCACCAATTATCAACCTTCATCTTCATCCTACTCTTCCCTTTCCTTAAATCACAAACTGCAAGACAACAAAACAACACAGGCTACACTTgtcccaacaacaacaacaacaacaacaacacttaTCCATGTCAAACCTATGTTTACTACAAAGCAACACCACCAAATTACCTCGATTTAGCTACCATTTCAGACCTTTTCCAACTTAGTCGTTTAATGATCTCAAAACCAAGCAATATCTCTTCACCTTCTTCTCCTCTACTCCCTAACCAACCCCTTCTCATTCCCTTAACTTGTTCATGCAACTTCATCAACACCACTTTTGGTTCCATTTCTTACTCTAACATCACTTACACCATCAAACCAAACGATACCTTTTTCCTTGTTTCAACTATAAACTTCCAAAACCTCACTACTTATCCTTCTGTTCAAGTTGTTAATCCTAATCTTGTTGCTACTAATCTCTCTATTGGTGATAATGCTGTGTTTCCTATTTTTTGTAAGTGTCCTgataaaaccaaaacaaattcTAGTTTCATGATTTCTTATGTTGTTCAACCTCATGATAATGTTTCTTCTATTGCTTCTATGTTTGGAACAAGTGAAAAGTCTATAGTTGATGTTAATGGTGAAaggttatatgattatgatacTATTTTTGTTCCTGTTACTGAATTACCTGTCTTGAAACAACCTAGTACTATTGTTCCTTCTCCTGCTCCAAGAGGAAATtctgatgatggtgatgatgatgatgataagagTGGAATTGTTAAAGGGTTGGCTATTGGATTaggaattttagggtttttgttgattttggttATAGTGTTTTGGTTTTACAGAGAGGTTCTGTTtaagaaggaaaagaaaggaAAGGGTTTGTATTTTGGAGATAAAGGGTATAAAGGGAAtgatgaaaagaagaagaaaatggatGTGAATTTTATGGCTAATGTTTCTGATTGTTTAGATAAGTATAGAGTTTTTGGATTTGATGAATTGGTTGAAGCTACTGATGGGTTTGATGAAAGGTTTTTGATTCAAGGGTCTGTTTATAAAGGTGAAATTGATGGACAAGTTTATGCAATTAAGAAGATGAAGTGGAATGCTTATGAAGAACTCAAAATTTTGCAGAAG GTAAACCATGGGAATTTGGTGAAGTTGGAAGGATTTTGCATAGAACCAGAAGAATCAAATTGCTATCTAGTCTATGAATATGTTGAAAATGGATCTCTTTACTCATGGTTACATGAAGACAAAAACGAAAAGTTAAATTGGGTAACAAGGCTAAGAATAGCCGTTGACATTGCCAATGGTTTATTGTACATTCATGAACACACAAGACCAAAGGTTGTACACAAAGACATTAAAAGTAGCAACATTCTCTTGGACTCAAACATGAGAGCTAAAATTGCAAATTTCGGTCTTGCAAAGAGCGGAATTAACGCGATTACAATGCACATTGTAGGAACACAAGGGTACATTTCACCCGAATATCTAGCCGATGGTATCGTGTCAACGAAGATGGATGTGTTTTCTTTTGGTATTGTGCTGCTTGAATTGATTTCTGGGAAGGAAGTTATTGATGAGGAGGGGAATGTTTTGTGGGCTAGTGCTATAAAAACATTTGAAGTGAAAAATGAACAAGAAAAAGCTAGGAGACTTAAGGAATGGTTGGATAGGACTATGTTAAAGGAGACATGTTCAAT